The Megalops cyprinoides isolate fMegCyp1 chromosome 19, fMegCyp1.pri, whole genome shotgun sequence genome has a window encoding:
- the LOC118795066 gene encoding ferredoxin-2, mitochondrial-like, which yields MAASAAARVSAGLTLRFSKVNPGCNPCTLPRLNSCSHANLGAAREGILYSFRNLNRSLQTSNHSTGVHNYESEKANAEETKDDVNVVYIDRSGRRIPVKAKVGDNVLYLAHKHGIDLEGACEASLACSTCHVYVRSDYYDKLPQSEEREDDMLDMAPMLQENSRLGCQIIVTPELDGIELTLPRVTRNFYVDGHVPAPH from the exons ATGGCAGCCTCCGCCGCAGCTCGGGTGAGCGCGGGGCTGACTTTGAGGTTCTCTAAAGTTAATCCGGGCTGTAATCCATGCACTTTACCCAGGTTAAATAGTTGCTCCCATGCAAACCTGGGGGCGGCGAGGGAAGGCATCCTTTACAGTTTTAGAAACCTGAACAGAAGTTTGCAAACGTCTAACC ACTCTACAGGTGTGCACAATTACGAAAGCGAGAAAGCAAATGCCGAAGAGACTAAAGATGA TGTTAACGTGGTGTATATAGATCGTTCTGGGAGGAGAATTCCAGTCAAGGCAAAAGTAGGAGATAATGTGCTCTACCTGGCTCACAAGCATGGCATCGACCTGGAAG GGGCGTGTGAAGCTTCCTTGGCCTGCTCTACCTGCCACGTATATGTGAGATCGGACTACTATGACAAGTTGCCACAGTCTGAGGAAAG GGAGGACGACATGCTGGATATGGCCCCAATGCTGCAGGAGAACTCGCGGCTGGGTTGCCAGATCATCGTCACCCCCGAGCTGGACGGCATCGAGCTGACCTTACCCAGGGTCACGCGCAACTTCTACGTGGATGGCCATGTGCCTGCGCCCCACTGA